The Actinomycetota bacterium genome includes a region encoding these proteins:
- a CDS encoding Shedu anti-phage system protein SduA domain-containing protein, whose amino-acid sequence MPQPVAAARLRAALRIDLELTREYEPSDGELAYLAALANSLGVPVPSCSTRGEVRAWVQALRAKQRRASLRALKLKSGDIVAVENDPMSAEEVSSIGRDGTVYLRGHRQAWPDTLTVLARPNDQSDHAAAYRQQARNNAAARARRRAPSLEMLRQLQNFACPDTPTAVEIDELERVVDAATDEGPIQAYLGAHPHVLGMLMRGPDRFVVPQVRLGRDYVGDFFLANVDSSGIRWILLELETPKSDTTLAKSRRLDKHARDGLGQIREWREWLQNNLDQAKRPRSEDGLGLFDMRPQADGLLLVGRRHRLGTDARSLRRQQAEESRVTIHTYDWLIESLRGALSYVGPPGANPHLIHDLPSSDGGRTDESRG is encoded by the coding sequence TTGCCGCAGCCTGTCGCCGCCGCGCGACTTCGCGCCGCACTTAGAATCGACCTTGAGCTTACCCGCGAGTACGAGCCTTCGGACGGCGAACTCGCCTACCTTGCCGCGCTAGCCAACTCGCTGGGTGTCCCCGTTCCCAGCTGCTCAACGCGCGGCGAAGTAAGGGCTTGGGTTCAAGCACTTCGCGCGAAACAACGACGCGCATCACTCCGCGCCCTGAAGTTGAAAAGTGGCGACATCGTGGCTGTGGAGAACGACCCGATGTCTGCTGAGGAAGTTTCTTCGATAGGAAGGGACGGGACTGTGTACTTGAGAGGTCATCGGCAGGCGTGGCCAGACACCCTAACTGTGTTGGCACGTCCCAACGACCAGTCCGACCACGCAGCCGCCTATCGTCAACAAGCCCGGAACAATGCGGCCGCCCGAGCACGCCGACGTGCCCCCTCTCTGGAGATGCTTCGTCAGCTCCAGAACTTCGCGTGCCCGGACACGCCAACCGCCGTCGAGATCGACGAACTCGAGCGCGTTGTCGATGCTGCTACCGACGAGGGGCCAATCCAGGCCTACCTCGGGGCCCATCCCCACGTGCTGGGAATGTTGATGCGTGGACCCGATCGCTTCGTAGTTCCGCAGGTGAGGCTCGGCAGAGATTATGTGGGCGACTTCTTCCTTGCGAATGTTGATTCCTCTGGTATCAGATGGATTCTGCTGGAGCTCGAAACACCGAAAAGCGACACCACGTTGGCGAAGAGCAGACGCCTCGACAAACACGCGAGAGACGGGCTAGGTCAGATCCGCGAATGGCGGGAATGGTTGCAGAACAATCTCGACCAAGCTAAGCGACCGCGCTCGGAGGATGGGTTGGGTCTGTTCGACATGAGGCCGCAGGCTGACGGACTGTTGCTCGTCGGCCGAAGACACAGGCTAGGGACTGACGCTCGCTCCCTCCGGCGTCAACAGGCTGAGGAGAGCCGCGTGACAATTCACACATACGACTGGCTGATCGAGAGCCTCAGGGGGGCCTTGAGCTACGTAGGACCGCCTGGGGCCAACCCGCATCTGATTCATGACTTGCCCTCGTCTGATGGAGGAAGGACCGATGAGTCGAGGGGATAG
- a CDS encoding dienelactone hydrolase family protein: MTNEPVRFFGPDTGPGVIVIHDWFGLLPGIVSYAERLGDAGFRTALPDIYEGQTTTDPAEAEVLIDRFEQPPALAVVKQASERLTDAGPLPTTFGFSAGGWMAFHAAAAGLAGPVAAVYAVPGESSRDAISNPVALHMAAEDDFDPPDAAERFAASLSAREIEATVTTYPGTVHSFANQDVPQYDAEAAERMFESVVSFLRRHATSGGG, translated from the coding sequence TTGACGAACGAGCCAGTGAGGTTCTTCGGCCCCGACACCGGGCCCGGGGTCATCGTGATCCACGACTGGTTCGGTCTGCTGCCCGGGATCGTCTCCTACGCCGAGCGACTCGGCGATGCCGGCTTCCGTACGGCGCTTCCCGACATCTACGAGGGTCAGACGACCACGGACCCGGCCGAGGCCGAGGTCTTGATCGACCGCTTCGAACAGCCGCCGGCTCTGGCGGTGGTGAAGCAAGCCAGCGAGCGTCTGACCGACGCCGGCCCGCTGCCCACGACCTTCGGCTTCTCGGCGGGCGGCTGGATGGCCTTCCACGCGGCCGCAGCGGGGCTCGCCGGTCCGGTCGCCGCCGTGTATGCGGTTCCCGGCGAGTCCAGTCGCGACGCGATCTCGAACCCGGTCGCGCTCCACATGGCCGCCGAGGACGATTTCGACCCCCCCGACGCCGCCGAGCGGTTCGCGGCCTCCCTGAGCGCCCGCGAGATCGAGGCGACCGTGACCACCTACCCGGGAACCGTCCATTCGTTCGCGAACCAGGACGTTCCTCAGTACGACGCGGAGGCGGCCGAGCGCATGTTCGAGAGCGTCGTCTCGTTCCTTCGCCGCCACGCGACGTCGGGCGGGGGCTGA
- a CDS encoding phage/plasmid primase, P4 family, with product MRDISEIAIEAYSPAAVAEELVVPPPSNPMAVASMFLENDYTKNGTVLLRHHRNTFHGYDGVSWPEIEEARLRADVYQWLAPAKYWKTTSKLPELVEFEPTQRKIRDLIEAIKAHCHLDGHVAPPAWLDGTTDVDVVPMANGLLSVGTRELLPHTPDYFSPYVLPFDYKPNEPNPSRWLAFLEELWPDEPNSRETLAEIVGYILGGGTALQKIFLVVGPKRSGKGTIGRVLTGLLGSHNVAAPTLSGMTTNFGLQPLIGRPLALVSDARLGTRADASVAVERLLSVSGEDSITIDRKYRDPWTGRLPSRFLVMTNEIPRFTDSSGALASRFVILTMSKSFLGCEDPMLTDRLLAESPGILNWALDGLERLQGRGYFEQPASAASALERLEDLASPVGAFVRDCCVVDSAQEVTKDALWSAWKDWCADQGRDRPGTKAVFFRDLAAAYPGIRAHRRREASSRVHVYSGIGLRGPDDPDEEWAQQGSEPLTTPDQGHEQREPVVPHRTAVRGPDPIETMQTPSSEGVVRGGRGSDALYPSDEARVRVDPASNDPHVVVPGEQDLVQYQEPDSRPSGTLEVTPPWRLTGDDSEAYETLERYLGPLSFDATDGGRTRIAEPIS from the coding sequence ATGCGTGACATATCCGAGATCGCGATCGAGGCCTACTCTCCGGCGGCCGTGGCGGAGGAGCTGGTCGTCCCGCCTCCGTCCAACCCGATGGCTGTCGCCAGCATGTTCCTTGAGAACGACTACACCAAGAACGGTACGGTGCTCCTCCGCCACCACCGGAACACCTTCCACGGCTACGACGGGGTGAGCTGGCCGGAAATCGAAGAAGCACGCCTTCGGGCTGACGTGTATCAGTGGCTCGCTCCAGCGAAGTACTGGAAGACCACCTCGAAGCTGCCCGAGCTCGTGGAATTCGAACCCACTCAGCGAAAGATTCGCGACTTGATCGAGGCGATCAAGGCACACTGTCACCTCGACGGTCACGTTGCACCGCCGGCATGGCTTGACGGCACCACCGACGTCGACGTCGTGCCGATGGCGAATGGGCTACTGAGCGTCGGGACGCGCGAGCTCCTGCCGCATACGCCTGACTACTTCTCACCCTACGTGCTGCCCTTTGACTACAAACCGAATGAGCCGAATCCGTCCCGGTGGCTCGCATTCCTTGAGGAGCTATGGCCCGATGAGCCGAATTCGCGCGAGACGCTCGCGGAGATCGTCGGCTACATCCTCGGGGGTGGAACGGCGCTGCAGAAGATCTTTCTCGTGGTCGGGCCGAAGCGCTCCGGCAAGGGCACGATCGGCCGCGTACTGACCGGGTTGCTGGGCTCGCACAACGTCGCCGCTCCCACCCTGTCGGGCATGACCACGAACTTCGGCCTCCAGCCGCTGATCGGACGACCCCTGGCCCTCGTTAGCGACGCGCGACTCGGAACGCGAGCCGACGCGTCGGTTGCGGTCGAGCGGCTCCTATCGGTGTCGGGCGAAGACTCGATCACTATCGACCGCAAGTACCGCGACCCTTGGACAGGCCGACTACCGAGCAGGTTCCTGGTGATGACGAACGAGATCCCGAGGTTCACAGACTCCTCCGGTGCCCTCGCCTCCCGGTTCGTCATCCTGACCATGTCCAAGTCGTTTCTCGGTTGTGAGGACCCGATGTTGACGGACCGGCTCCTGGCCGAGTCGCCGGGCATCCTCAACTGGGCCCTCGACGGTCTTGAGCGACTGCAGGGCCGCGGCTACTTCGAGCAGCCTGCTTCGGCCGCGTCGGCCCTCGAGCGCCTCGAAGACCTAGCGTCGCCGGTCGGTGCGTTCGTCCGGGATTGCTGCGTGGTCGACTCGGCCCAAGAGGTCACGAAGGACGCGCTGTGGTCGGCCTGGAAGGACTGGTGCGCGGATCAGGGGCGGGATCGACCGGGGACCAAGGCAGTGTTCTTCCGGGACCTCGCCGCCGCATACCCGGGTATTCGGGCACACCGGAGACGCGAGGCGAGTTCCCGCGTCCACGTGTACTCGGGGATCGGACTCCGTGGTCCCGATGATCCAGACGAAGAGTGGGCACAACAAGGAAGTGAACCTCTGACCACCCCTGACCAGGGCCATGAACAGCGGGAGCCCGTTGTCCCGCATAGAACCGCGGTCAGGGGTCCGGACCCGATCGAGACGATGCAAACTCCAAGCTCAGAGGGGGTGGTCAGGGGTGGTCGGGGGTCGGACGCACTGTATCCGTCCGACGAGGCACGGGTCCGGGTCGACCCTGCCTCCAACGACCCACACGTCGTCGTTCCTGGTGAGCAGGACCTCGTCCAGTACCAAGAGCCCGACTCGAGGCCCTCCGGGACCCTCGAGGTCACCCCACCGTGGAGGCTCACCGGCGATGATTCCGAAGCCTACGAGACCCTTGAGCGATACCTTGGCCCGCTCTCATTCGACGCCACGGATGGCGGTCGAACCAGGATTGCGGAGCCAATCTCATGA
- a CDS encoding tyrosine-type recombinase/integrase yields MKNFIRHRSTWEYYLDLGDQLAQRCNECARRTWVERRPAELCPRCGGTLTEPRPERRQRWQAGFALKKDAEAAREAELRRLDQGGDPIPSDETISDYLRRWLADRIARKELRPRTAQRYEQLIANDIVPAIGGVRLVKVRAAEINSVMDAMAARGLSASSQKQARALMGRALQDAAGAGLISINVARVSRSPVGSRRKVTPPTAEQVRTLLQRAEGTPWVAPLTIAAFTGARRGEVLGLAWSDFDLPSEGRGSLAISRALQRPASGQPLELVEPKTENAHRRLSIPPALVAFLRRHRAEQRRRLLLIGSDREWATADLVCDRGDGGPLDPDGFTHAFKRIAKNAGLPSSLSLHGLRHAAATQLLEAGVEVKVASAMLGHSSSSFTADQYQHVLQKMTEAGADALGAAYGGNGSGHP; encoded by the coding sequence GTGAAGAACTTCATCCGGCATCGCTCGACTTGGGAGTACTACCTGGATCTCGGCGATCAGCTCGCCCAGCGCTGCAACGAGTGCGCCCGGCGGACATGGGTGGAGCGTCGCCCGGCTGAACTCTGCCCTCGGTGCGGGGGAACGCTCACAGAGCCGCGGCCCGAACGGCGCCAGCGGTGGCAGGCGGGGTTCGCGTTGAAGAAGGATGCGGAGGCGGCACGCGAGGCGGAGCTCCGCAGGCTCGACCAGGGTGGGGATCCGATCCCGAGCGACGAGACGATCAGTGACTACCTACGTCGGTGGCTCGCGGATCGGATCGCGCGAAAGGAACTTCGGCCGCGGACCGCCCAACGGTACGAACAGCTCATCGCGAACGACATCGTGCCAGCGATCGGGGGTGTGCGGCTGGTGAAGGTCCGAGCCGCCGAGATCAACAGCGTCATGGACGCAATGGCTGCACGCGGGCTCTCAGCGTCGAGTCAGAAGCAGGCTCGCGCGCTCATGGGTCGAGCGCTACAGGACGCGGCCGGAGCCGGGCTCATCAGCATCAACGTGGCGCGCGTCTCGCGATCTCCCGTTGGCTCGCGCCGCAAGGTGACACCCCCGACGGCCGAACAGGTGCGTACTCTTCTCCAGCGCGCCGAGGGAACCCCGTGGGTCGCACCGTTGACGATCGCGGCGTTCACGGGTGCACGTCGCGGTGAGGTGCTGGGCCTGGCATGGTCGGACTTCGATCTCCCGTCCGAGGGACGTGGATCTCTGGCGATCTCGCGAGCGCTGCAGCGTCCTGCATCGGGTCAACCGCTCGAGCTCGTCGAGCCGAAAACCGAGAACGCCCACCGCCGACTCTCGATCCCGCCGGCGCTGGTTGCGTTCCTGCGTCGTCACCGGGCCGAGCAGCGCCGCCGTTTGCTCCTCATCGGGAGTGACCGCGAATGGGCCACAGCCGATCTGGTGTGCGATCGGGGTGACGGGGGACCGCTCGATCCCGACGGGTTCACCCACGCCTTCAAGCGGATCGCCAAGAACGCCGGACTGCCCAGCAGCCTGAGTCTCCACGGACTCCGACACGCGGCCGCGACTCAGCTCCTCGAGGCGGGTGTCGAGGTGAAGGTTGCGAGCGCGATGTTGGGACACTCAAGTTCGAGCTTCACGGCGGACCAGTATCAACACGTGCTGCAGAAGATGACCGAAGCGGGAGCCGACGCTCTCGGCGCGGCGTACGGAGGGAATGGGAGTGGCCATCCGTGA
- a CDS encoding aspartate aminotransferase family protein, translating to MAVRETVEIDLQKVDHLIAAEEATLEPKHRRSIEYKEIAAETVTGGVASSWQDSPPHTIFADHAKGSRLWDIDGNEYIDFHLGYGAMVAGHAHPKIVAAIQRQAERGTHFAQPTQDLHEIGENLRDRFKLPLWRFCNSGTEATLEAARLMRATTGRDLILKIEGTYHGHHDSLMFSVIPDPELIGPREHPVTLAQVPGIPQAFADLVRVVPFNDLAEVERALNENEGKVAGMIVEPAMMNCGVILPDDGYLAGVRDLLHKHGAYLAFDEVKTGATISYGGAVEAFGVVPDIICLAKAIGGGIPCGAIGATQELYQMVLDDEMDMAGTFNGNPLTMAASKATLTEVLTKQSYDHLNTLDRAMKEGTGAAIESYKLPAYVTGIGAKGSVIYSPTPVREYRDAIGIDERITYLAWLVQQNRGIFKSPWSKQETWTLSVQHTIEDVQRYVANFEELAAMLAS from the coding sequence ATGGCAGTGAGGGAGACCGTCGAGATCGATCTCCAGAAGGTGGACCACCTGATCGCGGCGGAGGAGGCCACCCTCGAGCCGAAGCACCGGCGTTCGATCGAGTACAAGGAGATCGCCGCCGAGACCGTGACCGGGGGGGTCGCCTCGAGCTGGCAGGACTCGCCTCCGCACACGATCTTCGCCGACCACGCCAAGGGCTCCCGACTCTGGGACATCGACGGCAACGAGTACATCGACTTCCACCTGGGCTACGGGGCGATGGTCGCCGGCCACGCGCACCCGAAGATCGTCGCCGCGATCCAGCGGCAGGCCGAGCGCGGCACCCACTTCGCGCAGCCGACCCAGGACCTGCACGAGATCGGGGAGAACCTGCGCGATCGGTTCAAGCTCCCGCTGTGGCGCTTCTGCAACTCGGGCACCGAGGCGACGCTCGAAGCCGCGCGGCTGATGCGCGCGACCACCGGCCGGGACCTGATCCTCAAGATCGAGGGTACCTATCACGGGCACCACGACTCCTTGATGTTCTCGGTGATCCCCGACCCCGAGCTGATCGGCCCGCGTGAGCATCCGGTCACGCTCGCCCAGGTCCCGGGGATCCCGCAGGCATTCGCCGATCTCGTGCGCGTCGTTCCCTTCAACGATCTCGCCGAGGTCGAGCGCGCGCTGAACGAGAACGAGGGCAAGGTCGCCGGGATGATCGTCGAGCCCGCGATGATGAACTGCGGCGTGATCCTGCCCGATGACGGCTACCTCGCCGGGGTGCGGGACCTGCTTCACAAGCACGGCGCGTACCTCGCGTTCGACGAGGTGAAGACCGGTGCGACGATCTCTTACGGGGGAGCGGTCGAGGCCTTCGGTGTGGTTCCCGACATCATCTGTCTCGCGAAGGCGATCGGCGGCGGGATCCCGTGCGGCGCGATCGGCGCGACGCAGGAGCTGTACCAGATGGTCCTCGACGACGAGATGGACATGGCCGGGACCTTCAACGGGAACCCGCTCACGATGGCGGCCTCGAAGGCGACCCTCACCGAGGTGCTCACCAAGCAGTCCTACGATCACCTGAACACCCTCGACCGGGCGATGAAGGAAGGCACGGGGGCCGCGATCGAGTCCTACAAGCTGCCTGCCTACGTGACGGGTATCGGCGCGAAGGGCTCGGTGATCTACTCCCCGACACCGGTCCGCGAGTACCGCGACGCGATCGGGATCGACGAGCGGATCACCTACCTGGCCTGGCTCGTCCAGCAGAACCGCGGCATCTTCAAGTCGCCGTGGTCCAAGCAGGAGACCTGGACGCTCTCGGTGCAGCACACGATCGAGGACGTGCAGCGGTACGTGGCGAACTTCGAGGAGCTCGCCGCGATGCTCGCGAGCTGA